The DNA sequence CGGCGGTAAATCCCCCGTGTACGTCAACCTGACGAAGGTTCTTGGTTACCACATGCATGGCATAGTGCCCGTCTATCTTTTCGATTCCTTTTTCCGCCAGCCCGGCCAGCTCATAAAGGCGGTCGGGAATGGCAAAGTGGTCGCTGTGTTCATTGTTCGCCGTGGAAAGAAAAACGTCGAATTCTTCCGAAAAACCAAGCCCCCAGGTATTATTGGTAGTTGGCGCCATAAACTCAAACTCCTTCCCGTCCGGGCTGAAGCGATACAATCCCGAACCGAAGCGCATATTCTTTCCGCCCAGGCTTCCTTCAAATCCTGAATAGCCAACGGTTCCCCAGACATTGTTGTCCATCCCGTACTTCAGGTTAGAGGGCCCGGCATGGGTATCAAAGGTCCCCCAGCCGTCAAACAGCACTTCCCGGACATCCGCCTTGTCATCTCCGTCCGTATCTTTCAGGAATAGGAAGTGAGGGGCCTGGGATACGATAAGCCCGCCGTTTGCAAAGACCATGCTGGTAGGGATATTGAGTTTATCGGCAAAGACGGTGAACTTATCGGCGCGCCCGTCCCCGTCGGTGTCCTCGCATATTTTGATACGGTCGTCACCCGATCCGGGTGTATCAATAACTGTATTGGGATAATCTTCCGTTTCGATCACCCACAGGCGGCCACGTTCATCCCAGGCCATGGCAATCGGGTTAATGATATCCGGTTCGGCGGCAAATAGCTCCAGCTCAAAACCTGCCGGCACCTGGATCTGGCTCATCGATTCTTCAGGGCTCAGGGGATGCTGGTATTGCGGCGGCGGATCTCTTTTCTCGTAATTCGGCATTCTGCCCGGTTCATAAACGGGCTCTGCAAGGGTAAACTGTTCCAGCCGTGCTTTTGCTTCATCTCCAACCGCCCAGAGGATACCGCTCCGGACAAGCTGCAGGAAGCCCGGATTATTGAACGTTCTCGCGTCATGGCCGAAGGCAGTATAAAATACCCGTCCTTTTCCGTAATCCCTTACCCAGGTATAAGGCTCCCGGTGATCGCCTTCCACCCGTTCCATCAGCACCGTGATCTTATCGCTCAGCTTATCGTGTACATAGGTTTCATCCCATTCGGTAGTAAAGGCTTCCACACCGTTCATGGACGGATGATCCGGTTTTACAATTTCCGCGGAAAAAGAACCTCCTTCGTGGCTTTTAAACTGCCCGCCTATCAGGTCCACCACTTCCGGGGAATTCCTGAAACACCAGGAAGCGCTGTGCAACGGAATAAAGCCTTTCCCGGATCTCACGAAGTCAAGCAATCCCTGCTCCTGAGCTTTGGTAATGCTGTCATGATTGGCATAAAGGATCAGCCCGTCATAAAGACCCAGGTCATCGCGGGTCAGATCATCCGGATCAGTGGTATACGTAATATTGATCCCTTCCTTAAAGTATTCGCGGGACAATATTTCCGCGAGCTGCTGCGAATTGTGATGCTCGCTTTCATGGCCCAGGAACAGGATCTCGAGTCGCCGCGGAGCATTGTCGTTTTTCCCGGCACATCCGGAAAACAATAAAAAAGGAATGGTTAAAAGGAGGAATAACTTTCTCATTTCTCGCATGGAATTAGTTCAGATCATCAGTTTAGTGTCAAGTTAACACCGCACTGAAACCAAATATGAGAAAAATTCCTCCTTGATTATTGCATAATTATTTCCATTGCTGAGCTTAATTTATCATCAATTATTGCCTAAGCGTCAGATTCAGGATAAAATTATTGCACTTTGACTTTATACAAAGGTTGGTGCAAGCTTTTCAACCGGGCCGGATCCAGCTTGATCACTTTCCGGTCGTAGGTCATCAGGCCGTTCACCTCAACTTCCACATCCGTGGTTTGCGTGTAAACGGCGGCCGATAAACCCCCGGCGATAAGGTCTTGCATCTTCTGCATGTATTCTGCGTAGCGGTCCAATAAGGCTTCCTTGTTGTCAAAGCTGCGGTAGCCCCAGTTGTCCTTTTGCTGCCAGGTATGCCCTTCGAGCGGAAGGCCCAGCCCGCCGAACTCGCCCAGGACGATGATCTGCTCGCTTCCGAAAAGATCGGGACGCGGCATTACCGGCTCCGGGTAGTTATGTAAGTCGATGATATGGCCTACGGGGTGAAAATTTCCGCCGCTGGCGCTGTTCACCAGCCTGGTAGGATCGTATTCCATGGTCCAGCGGGTGATCTCTTCCGTTTTGAACTGTCCCCAGGCCTCGTTGAAAGGCACCCATACCACAATAGAAGGAAAGTTATAGTTGGCATCCATGATCGCTTTCCACTCGGTTCTGAAAATAGCCTCGGATTCGGCCGTCCGATCCTTTTCGGTACCCACGCCGGTTACCCCGGGGCGCGGGTTCCATTGGTTGCCCAGATCGCCGCTGGGCATGTCCTGCCATACCAGCATTCCCAGCTGATCGCAATGATAATACCATCGGGCCGGCTCCACCTTCACATGTTTCCGGATCATGTTAAAGCCCATTTCCTTTGTTTTCTCTATGTCGAAGACGAGCGCTTCATCAGTAGGGGCGGTATAAAGCCCGTCCGGCCACCATCCCTGGTCCAGGGGGCCGTACTGGAACAGGAATTCTCCGTTCAGCAGCATACGCTGAATACCGGCCGCATCCTTTTCCATCGTGATCTTCCGCAGGGCGAAATAACTGTCAACCGCATCCACCACCTTGTTTTTGTGCAGCAGTTCAATCTTCAGATCATACAAGTAAGGATTGGAAGGGCTCCATAGCGCGGGATCATCCAGTTTAATGGTCGCTTCCGAGCCCGCTGGAATGGTTTCTTCGGCAATTTTATTCCCTTTATCATAAACGCTGACCCGCAGCTGGCCGGCTTCGCCGTTTTCCAGTTCCGCGGCCACGTGGATGCTGCTGTTATCCACATCGGGAGTATTCCTGATAGCAGCGATATGGGTTTCAGGAACGCCTTCCAGCCATACCGTTTGCCAGATACCGGTTACCGGCGTATACCAGATGCCTTCGGGGTCCTTTACCTGCTTACCGCGCGGCTGAGGGCCGTCATTGGTAGGATCCCAAACTTTTACTAACAGTTCCTGCTCGCCCCGGCCATCCAGGAGTTCGGTAA is a window from the Anseongella ginsenosidimutans genome containing:
- a CDS encoding glycoside hydrolase family 2 protein, with the protein product MRKRFYTLAVSALVCQSAGALQAQDAQWKIAGDKITTEWAADVDPAAPLPEYPRPQMVRENWANLNGLWDYAIKASGAEAPAEYDGKILVPFAVESALSGVAKRVGKDNDLWYRTSFTVPRSMRKQQVLLHFGAVDWQAEVFVNGKKAGEHKGGYDPFSFDITELLDGRGEQELLVKVWDPTNDGPQPRGKQVKDPEGIWYTPVTGIWQTVWLEGVPETHIAAIRNTPDVDNSSIHVAAELENGEAGQLRVSVYDKGNKIAEETIPAGSEATIKLDDPALWSPSNPYLYDLKIELLHKNKVVDAVDSYFALRKITMEKDAAGIQRMLLNGEFLFQYGPLDQGWWPDGLYTAPTDEALVFDIEKTKEMGFNMIRKHVKVEPARWYYHCDQLGMLVWQDMPSGDLGNQWNPRPGVTGVGTEKDRTAESEAIFRTEWKAIMDANYNFPSIVVWVPFNEAWGQFKTEEITRWTMEYDPTRLVNSASGGNFHPVGHIIDLHNYPEPVMPRPDLFGSEQIIVLGEFGGLGLPLEGHTWQQKDNWGYRSFDNKEALLDRYAEYMQKMQDLIAGGLSAAVYTQTTDVEVEVNGLMTYDRKVIKLDPARLKSLHQPLYKVKVQ